TCCCAGCTCAGCGGCTTCAAACGGATCACGTGTGCTCTGCTTCCTCTGCACGGACGGCTGAGGCGGCTGGCAGTGACGTGCCGGTGCTTCCACTGGCATGTGGCAGGCAGGTACCACCAGGAGAGTTGGCTGCGGCGGTGCGGGTTCTAGCGAGCGActcagcggcggcgctgcgagacgggtcggaactggcggcggcggaggctgagCTGAAGCGGCGATGTGAGGCACGTACGGCAGTGGTGGCGCAAAGGACGCCGTCCAATGACCCGCTGGCTGCACGACCGGAGGCGTCGGGGCGACGGCACCCCGCATCCGCTTGGGGCACGGCGGCTCGGCACTCTGCGGCGCCGGCCTcttgggcgccgccgcctgcgcgatCACGAcgggcgcaggcgcaggcgcaggtGGAGCGAAGAAGGCGGTGGATTCTTGGCGCGCTGCGGAGCCTTGATCGGCCCTGGGGGAGACGTAGATGTTGCAGAGCACGAACTGCctgtcgccggcgacggcgtcctCCAAGCAGCACGAGTACTCGTCCATGAGCCAGTCCGTGTACGCGCCGCCCTTCTTGTACCGGAGCTTCCTGATCTCGCCGACCTTGACACCGGCGTGGTCCACGACGTCCTTGACTCTGCGAGTGCCACGAcccggagccggcggcgcgcgcggccctGCTGGCCTTCCCCGCCCTGTTTGGCTGCTGCAGCTTGCAGTGGGTGAAGAAGAATCGGTGCCCGGTCCTGGGCAGTGGGAAGAACTGGCGGGCGAGGTCGCCGGGCTCGCAGCCGTAGACGTCGGCGTGGTGCACGACGGCGCGCACGGCCTCGTgcagcggcgcgccggcgacgagACGGGGGAGGTAGTAGGTGGCGACTTCGAGCGGGGATGGGTTGAAGCGGAAGCCGCGGGCGAAGATCGCCGGGcccggcgccgccatctccacgACGTGGATCGGAAGGGGAGCGGCGGAAGAgaaggatggatggatggagcagCAGAAGAGAAGGATGGATTTATAGGCCAGAGGCGCGTGGCGGGAATCCGACTTTTGCCGACGCCAGCTGCGAATCCGACTTTTGATTTTTcctgtttgtttttcttttctccaaaTTTCGTCCAGAAAATTCCTTCCTGTGGCTGTGGCGGTGGGGTGAAGCTCCTTTCTCTAGACGAACATGGATCGGATTGCCGGCTTCCAACCATTTAGAAGACCGTCATATCTGAAGTTCTGAACCAGTCGATGGTTTCTCTGATTGCACATGTTTGCCGAATCGTTTCCTGCACTTGTACTGCAACCATATTCTCCCCTGCATGATTCAGACATTCACTTCAGTAACCTTCCAGCTCCTTCTGCACACATGCCATTCAGAATTGTTCTGCTTTAGTTATGGAATTGTGAAGACCATCAAAATTGAATCTACTAGAGCTAACACCAACATGGAGCGATGGCATACTTTCCCCAAAATCATAAATATTCGGTTGCTTCAGTCTACCCTGTGATGTGAATGAGTGAACCTTCATTTGTGGCATAAGAGATGGCATACTTGAATTTATccaactagtccatcaacccgtgctcccgcacgggctaatgtttttagaagctattgtatttgaaaataatttagaaattaaactcctagctaataatcaaaattgattacctactactctccTATTTTTTCAATATGTCAACATAAtatttatatagatatgtacctatctttgtccagatgtgattgatttttaattaataattactctatgcactttttcatccatattcatactttttccattttgtatcgtacctccaatcctccatacattatgtttatcatacaaatcaatatttttcattgattcctcacatacatgtataaatggtctaaatggtgataCTCATCacgtgtatatactttaacttagtatttttatattaacaatgacatgaataggtaatttagaatcatatattagtttactttttgacatttctgtatgatgcacatgagattaagatttaggtatttaatttaggttatttttaataacaacatacgtgggtaatatagataaaattttagaatgacatttgaagttatgctttataatgatatgtattagcaaattagatgaagattatggggttactttagattattttttataataccTGAgttcggtaatttagatataggtttagagctcatttttgaatattttcacaatgacagtggtcggtaactttttagaaaatataatagatcaatggctatgattattagagtttacacgattggtgtttgatgtttttaatttttataagaatttgtctcttttttctagtttgtctcgtgggaactaatgtggagtctccaatggaaaaaaataggactacattgctaaaaaatattaccataagctacctctcgtttgttaaatatttgaacacaatattatatagatatatacttattatctttatccaattgtgatagattttagttaataattactctataatatttttatccacatttataatctttaacttttcactttgcatcacaggtatgcgcttgaatttatttaatgaaccctaagtttgtgatacaattttaatatagaaatctatattctcatcacttcgtctatatctttataaatggtgacacacatcatgcgtatagaccttaattattatatcatataccaatagcgCAAAATAtggatgatttagaatcatatattgctgtatatttttaattaaggttatttgattcaaatgtagggttatcatgttatttttaataatgacatgtgtgggtaatatagatgcaaatttaacgggttcctttaagtttttaagtagTAGTGGTGGGCGATTCgattgcaaattagggggttattttaaatattgtttataatggcataagtgggtacttttgatgaagattagggggttactttaatttattttatataatggtagaggtgggtaatttatatatagatttagtgtgttactttaggctattttcataatggcataggtgggtaattttttagaaaacatgatagatccaatggctatgatgatttgaatctatcgattgatggtcggatgttttgctttttttttgaatttctaagatttctctcttttttctagagtgtccacctaggaattctaggtggcttcacctagaggcttcaaaaggagactccaattagtaatagtaagattttcGATTCTTGGCTGTGCAGATGATCTTGTTTCATTCCATCCATTTCATGTCTAGAGTTCCTTGCGCCTCCGAACGACAGGTAGTTTGAATGACACCCAGTATCAGGAGTGAGCAGCACTGTGCCACAAGAACTATCAGCACCTCTGGTATTGTTGGTTCCTGTAAGACTACCGGGAGGACAAACATGCATTGCATGGCTACTGAAATTAGATGGGATACACCTGAATCCTACAAATTAGATAAAAACTCCAACAGTCCTTTTGAGCCAGCTCTGAATTCATAGGTGGCATTGGCATCGATGGCTGGAATGAGCACATTGTGAAGCATTGGTTCAAATGAAATGGCAAGCTACatttgaaaatgcataaaattTACAGGTTTTAGACTGTAAGAAAAGTGAGCCGCGGCGCGGATGGGTATTTGAAATCCCCTGAATGTATGTATGGGTGGATTTTTGGAACTTTTCCTTTTATTGATCACCATCATGATCATTAATTGCACATTGCATAAAGAAATAAGTGTTGCACAGTACTCCAACAGCACCCGCCTGTTTGTCGTGCAAAGAAAAGACCCCTTTAGCATCTCGTGCTCATTTTTTTAGAGCATCTCGTGCTCAtaggcctgtttggctccagcgtgttaaaatttaacacccgtcatatcgaatgtttggatgctaattagaaatattaaatatatgctaattacaaaactaattgcacagatggagtgtaatttgcgagacgaatctattaagcctaattagtccatgatttgataatgtgatgctaccgtaaccatttgctaattatggattaattagatttaatagattcgtcttgcgaattagcacatattctacaattagttttataattagtttatgtttagttCTCTTAATAGCATTCGAAGTTCTGATGTGACACTTATCACCTCGTATCCGAATATCTTTTCCTGATCTTGTCTGGTCTCATCACCATCTCGTGCTCCACACTCACAGCGAATATCAACCACCACATGCTGCTAGGATTGACCGATTGAGCCAGCCAAAGGCAGCGGCGACGACCGGCAAGTCGACCCCCGGCGCGGCGACCCGTACCCCTGCCTCGTCGCTGGCGAAAGAGATGGACACCGAGAAGCTTCGCTTCATCGAGGAGGTGACCACCAACGCGGACGCCGTGCAGGAGCGCGTCCTGGGGGAGATCCTCGCCCGCAACGCCGAGACAGAGTACCTCGGCAACAGGtgcgacctcgccggcgccaccgacCGCGCCACCTTCCGGGCCAAGGTTCCCATGGTGGAGTACGAGGACCTCCTGCCGTACATCCGCCGCATCGCCAACGGCGACCGCTCGCCCATCCTCACGGGGCCGGGGCACCCCGTCACCGAGTTCTTCACCAGCTCCGGCACGTCGGGCGGCGAGCGCAAGCTGATACCCACCGTCGAGGATGAGTTCCACCGCCGCATGATGCTGGGCGGCCTCATCAAGTCCGTCATCATCCAGTAAGTTACTAATACTGCATCTAGCTTGTTAGCACTCTGTACTAACAGTAATGGCGGCCATGGAGCATGCAGGTATGTGTCTGGGTTTGATGAGGGGTGTGGCCTCTACTTCCACTTCGCCAAATCGGAGACGACGACGCCGGGAGGCCTGCCGGCGCGGACGGTCCAGACGAGATTGTTCAAGAGCGAGGCATTCCAGAAGCTCCCTCCCGGCGCCCTCACGAGCCCCGTGGCGGCCATCCTCTGCCCGGACGCGTTCCAGAGCATGTACGCGCAGGTGCTCTGCGGGCTGTGCCAGCGCCACCGCGTGGTGCGCGTCGGCGCCGTGTTCGCCTCCGGCGTCCTCCGGGCCGTCCGCTTCTTCCAGCAGAACTGGGAGCAGCTCGCCGCCGACATCGAGGCCGGCGAGCTCACCGACCGCGTCACCGACCCGTCGGTGCGCGAGGcggtcgccggcgtcctccggcCGGACCCCGAGCTCGCCCAGTTCGTCCGCGCCGAGGGCTCGGGGTCCAATGGCGACAGCGGGGCCGGGATTATCGCACGGATCTGGCCCAACACCAAGTACCTCGACACCGTCGTCACCGGCTCCATGGCGCAGTACGTCCCGATCCTGAATCACTACAGCGGTGGCTTGCCGATCATTTCCAAGATGTACGTGTCCTCGGAAGCCTCCGTCGGCCTCAACCTCTCCCCGATGTGCGATCCGTCCGAGGTATCCTACACCATCATGCCCACCACGGCCTACTTCGAGTTCCTGCCCGTCGACGACGCCGCCGGAGACGCACCGGCGGCGAGCCACCTGCTAGTGGAGCTCGCCGGCGTGGAGGCTGGGCGGGAGTACGAGCTGGTGGTCACCACCTACGCCGGGCTGTACCGGTACCGCGTCGGTGACGTCCTCCGTGTGACGGGCTTCCACAACGCGGCGCCGCGGGTCCGGTTCGTGCGCCGCAGAAACGTGTTGCTGTCCATCGAGTCCGACAAGACCGACGAGGCCGAGCTGCAGCGCGCCGTGGAGCGCGCGTCGGCGCTGCTccgccggcacggcggcggcgccgtgctgGACTACACCAGCCGGGCGTGCGCCGAGACCATCCCGGGGCACTACGTCATCTACTGGGAGCTGATGGTCGTCGGCGACGGGGGCGAGAGCGTGGACGACGACGGTGACGTGCTGGGCCGGTGCTGcctggagatggaggaggccaTGAACTCGGTGTACCGGCAGAGCCGGGTGGCGGACGGCTCCATCGGGCCATTGGAGATCCGGGTCGTCCGGTCGGGCACCTTCGAGGAGCTCGCCGACTACGCCGTCTCCCATGGCGCGTCCATCGGACAGTACAAGGTCCCCCGACGCGTGACCGCGCCAGGCGTCATCCAGCTGCTCGACTCGCGCGTCATCTCGAGCCATTTCAGCCCTGCCTTGCCGCACTGGGCACCGGCTCACACGTTGAACTCGACCGGAGACAGACAGAAATGTTCAGCTTCTGCATAAAGGGAGAAACTTCCAAAGTTCCAAGTATGGATCCTGCCGGACTGGCATCGTAGGTTGTGTTTATGGATAGAATCATAAAAAGAAAGTAGAAGAAGCTCTTTCAATTTTCTCCTTCCATAATCATCATGACCTTCCATCAACACGACTTGCTTCTCGATCTCTCTTCGATTTCGTAGTTGCCGCAAGGCGCAAGCACGTATAtgcttccgccgccgcggcgtcgtcgtGCACCGACGGGAGCGCACGTCGTCTCTGTCCCTAGGAAGCACCAGCAAGCGCCTCAAACGAATGGCGCGcgtcgaggacggcggcggcggtggctgcttCGCCCTTAACGACGATCTCCTCCTCCACATTTTCGCGAGTTACTTGGACGACACGGCCGACCTCCtccgctgcgccgccacctgcaggcgagggcgccgcctcgtcgccagcGAGGCCGGTTTCATCACCTGCCGCCGCAAGCCTCCGTCCGAAGACGACCGTCTCGTCAACGCCCTCGCCGTCGGCTCAGAGGCACGACTACAACTCGAGCCCGCGTCTGGAATTCctcccgccccgccgctcctcccggcGCGTTCGACGGCGACCTGCTCCGGAACTCCCGCTTCATGGCGTCCCGgaacggccgcctcctcctcgagctccgCTGCGGGTCGCGTGATGACGACCACGCCGCCTCTCTCAGGCTCGCCGTGGGCAACGCTACGACCAGCAGTTTTGGTTGGGCTGTTGAGGCTGCTTTggcttaaaaaaaaaaaagcagaaagCAACCAAAGCGTTTGGCTACCGGCAGGTTCTACCACGTGGAGCTGTTTTTTCTTCAGAGCTGTTTTTTCTCGGTGTAATTTCCGCAGCAGGTTCAGTCTTACTTTTTCGGACTGTTACCCACCTGCCATCCATTATGTGTATCGCTTCGCTGCTTTTCCTCATCTCGGTTTGGCAACAGAGCAGCAAGCGGCTAGGAATCCCCTGTGCGGCACTGGTAGCAGGGCTTGTACGCCGGTGGCTCCCCTTCTTTCTAGCCGGTGGCTCCCCTCCTTTCTAGCCGGTGGCCCTCTCCTCACCCTCCGAACCTGCTTCTCCTTGGCCGGTGCAAGGAGAAGGTCTGCGCGGCGCGATTAGTGGCTGACTTCTTGTCGCCCGGGGTTCGTCACCGGCACAGGGAGGCCCTTACGGCCCCGCTCCTCCCGCGTCCTCTCTCCGGCGGGGAAGTGGATGGTGAACCAGGggtggaagaaggaagaaggatcAGCCTCCCCTCCTCAATTTCTTCCCCTTCCCGATCTGCACGCCGACCATCTCCCCTTCCTGATCTGCAGCGCTAGGCTTCTAATAGAAGAGGGACTGACGTTGAGGACCAGAGCTCGTCCAAGTACTGGTTTTTTCTCGGGCAATAATCAATCTATTGCTGACGCGCGGGGCACCTATTCACTGGGTTCTTAGGTCAATGGCTCATAAAAGCAGAGACATGTGCTTTTATAGTAAAATTAACTCGTCTGGTGGTGATTTGCAATGAAAAAAATAGTGCGCATAAATTTAAGCAAATCAGTAATATAAGCATAAATCTATGGGATTATCTATACGGACCTGAGAGATAaaggtacccacgggtccccaccgactagggTAGTGGCCGGCTTGACAAGTGGGTCCCGTCCGATTATGGCGTGCGCGGCAAGGTATGAAGATGCGTGGTGCACAAGCTTGGAGGCCGGGCAAAATAGATTCCACCCGGATATTACGGGACACACATCGTAAACCGACTCAGGTTGATTTCTTTGTATCAATCGACTAGAATTAGATCCTATCCAATTataaccctaggttgtcagcctatataaggtggacAAGGACACCCTCCCTCCCCACGAAGGAATGTTAACTCTTCGCACttgcgatcagcaatacaatccaccagaacatagAACGTCGGGTATTACTCTTTGGAgactcgaacctgtctaaaccttgcgtttctgtgttaccattcaagtttttgatcttgcaatctcccccgcctacaaatctatcACCTGGGTAACCCTCTGCTGGACTGCCGGTCACCAAATCCGACAGGACCATACGTTAATAGATgcaaaacttaaaaaaaaaataagtttccgTTTCTAAAATGGTAATTTGCATGTGAATTAGTGAACAGCACAGTATTTTACAATCAACTTGAATATCAAAATTCTCTCAAGCCTTCAGGAGCATTATAAACATTTCCCAGCaaacctacagtttcacagctggCTTTTAGCTTTCCCACGGTTTACAGCCTCCAACAGTTTTTTTTCACAGCTCACCTTTtcacagcccaaccaaaggcaACCGTCCTCCCCTCCGCTGACATGCCCGAGCACTACGCCTGCGCGCGGCTCGCCACCGCCGACCTtgacggcgccgccgtccatcCGCTGCTGCGCCCGGGATCCGCCGCTTTCCGAATCGTCGTGGTCTACAAGCGCGGCAAGGACACGATGTGCCGGTCCTACTCGGCGGACGCAGAATCCTGGGGAGCAGAGGGAGAGCTTTCCGGCCCCAATATCAGCAGCAGGCTGCTGGGTTAcatgggcgccggcggcgtggccgtCGGCGGCAGCGTGTTCTGGCTGTCCGGCGACAGGGTGGTGTTCGGCCTCCGCCTGGACACGCTGCAGGGGAGGGTCGAGTCGCCCAAGTGGTATCGCATGCACCGCTTCAGCTTCGCCCACCCGTACCCGGACCGCCGGCTCGTCGTCTTGCCGGACGGGAAGCTGGGCTTGGTGCAGGTCGGCCAAGGCGATGCCGGAAACTTGGTAATGAACGTCTTCTCTGGAAGCGACTATGAGAAGACAAGGCACCGGTCTGGTTATTGGCGGGAGAGGCGGTGGGACTGGGAAAACGTGGGCTTGGACGCATTGCTGCCGTCGTCCGTCGTCTCCGGCGCCGTGAAGAGAATGCGCCTGCGGTCGATGTGTGAAAGGAATGGCCTCATCTTCTTGGCAGCCATGCATGGAGAAGAACAGAACAAGACCCGGCACTGTACGCGCTGGacctggagaagaagaaggtgcagtTGATGCCAGTCCGTCCTGAGAGCTGCTGCTTCCGGAGGTCGTCTTGTAGCTTCCAAGGCTGCGACAATATGGACCTGGTGGCCTACCTGACCTCTCTTGGTGCGTGAGGATGATCTCATGCATTGCCCTTTATAAGAACTCAACACCTGACTTGGTGAGATTATTGTACcttgctgcatgcatgcatggtacaGTTCTTCATCAAAATATCCAGTACATTCACAAAAAGGAAACCTAGACATCCAGTGGGCACAAAATGCGTGTATACGGTGAGATGAACAACtttatatacatatataatatATTTGATCCCTGAAATGCGAGTGTCCTACCCCTACCAACGGCGTGGCTGCGCACTCGCGgcatggtcgccgccgccgcctccccctgtcCACGGTGCACCTCCCCCATCGTTGTCAAACCTGCTGTTGCTTCCTCTGCTAT
This portion of the Setaria viridis chromosome 7, Setaria_viridis_v4.0, whole genome shotgun sequence genome encodes:
- the LOC117862808 gene encoding indole-3-acetic acid-amido synthetase GH3.8; this translates as MDTEKLRFIEEVTTNADAVQERVLGEILARNAETEYLGNRCDLAGATDRATFRAKVPMVEYEDLLPYIRRIANGDRSPILTGPGHPVTEFFTSSGTSGGERKLIPTVEDEFHRRMMLGGLIKSVIIQYVSGFDEGCGLYFHFAKSETTTPGGLPARTVQTRLFKSEAFQKLPPGALTSPVAAILCPDAFQSMYAQVLCGLCQRHRVVRVGAVFASGVLRAVRFFQQNWEQLAADIEAGELTDRVTDPSVREAVAGVLRPDPELAQFVRAEGSGSNGDSGAGIIARIWPNTKYLDTVVTGSMAQYVPILNHYSGGLPIISKMYVSSEASVGLNLSPMCDPSEVSYTIMPTTAYFEFLPVDDAAGDAPAASHLLVELAGVEAGREYELVVTTYAGLYRYRVGDVLRVTGFHNAAPRVRFVRRRNVLLSIESDKTDEAELQRAVERASALLRRHGGGAVLDYTSRACAETIPGHYVIYWELMVVGDGGESVDDDGDVLGRCCLEMEEAMNSVYRQSRVADGSIGPLEIRVVRSGTFEELADYAVSHGASIGQYKVPRRVTAPGVIQLLDSRVISSHFSPALPHWAPAHTLNSTGDRQKCSASA